A single region of the Hirundo rustica isolate bHirRus1 chromosome 17, bHirRus1.pri.v3, whole genome shotgun sequence genome encodes:
- the GAS2L1 gene encoding LOW QUALITY PROTEIN: GAS2-like protein 1 (The sequence of the model RefSeq protein was modified relative to this genomic sequence to represent the inferred CDS: inserted 1 base in 1 codon): MADPSHIQSAASKSIRPFRSSEEYLEAMKEDLAEWFNTLYDLDIQVDTFLESLETGCHLCRHANNVNRTALDFQERHPEAAARMRVPQNEVVFQAKNVVPGSFIARDNVSNFIQWCRQDLGIQDVLMFETNDLVLKKNEKNFVLCLLEVARRGSKFGMLAPMLIQMEEEIEEEMRDQMADGALGTRRESRDARAGAFPSRARPITLCDLKNLDELVREILGCCSCPSQFPMVKVSEGKYKVGDSNTLIFVRVLRSHVMVRVGGGWDTLEHYLDKHDPCRCAALAHRLPQPRTPGVSPQKAAPGSSSSRASSPSTPRRPQPRGDPPKPLKQEALPPPRGRGPPLRLRQPLQEPRGAAGSGSAQVRTPGGWGGPRNCAETARQRLSPTERTGRASPRAPGAARATATPRPPPRRAAPAAPRPAGTPRTPPLRAPPAPPAPPRPPAGPPAPPRGPAPLLCSSAAGPTGSTLGRGQSRPPPRGAPGGGATPGPGPGDPEELARRLRAPRWLEPGQEQRLFXRLEEEFLANTRLLEQLGDAESPPPAPAAAADSAYCSSSSSSSSLSVFAKHGLPAEDGRRGGSSDGNHNGNHDGNHDGNHDGGCPPLPSDPTLADARRRSTFSSSSDESCCFPASWDNRETPGNPGSDTDWAAGEDELMETEESPGPGVPAAPPRPWAKPRLDTQPHKTPSRIPTPRGYGAGAHRAANGSAKAWGALQSIPSLLEHPWAPQENAWP; the protein is encoded by the exons ATGGCCGACCCCAGCCACATCCAGTCGGCCGCCTCCAAGAGCATCCGCCCCTTCCGCTCCAGCGAGGAGTACCTGGAGGCCATGAAGGAGGACCTGGCCGAGTGGTTCAACACCCTCTACGACCTGGACATCCAGGTGGACACCTTCCTGGAGAGCCTGGAGACGGGATGTCACCTCTGCCGCCACGCCAACAACGTCAACCGCACCGCCCTGGACTTCCAGGAGCGGCACCCCGAGGCGGCGGCCCGCATGCGGGTGCCCCAGAACGAGGTGGTCTTCCAGGCCAAGAACGTGGTGCCTGGCTCCTTCATCGCCCGGGATAACGTCTCCAACTTCATCCAGTGGTGCCGGCAGGACCTGGGCATCCAGGACGTGCTCATGTTCGAGACCAACGACTTGGTGCTGAAGAAGAACGAGAAGAACTTTGTCCTTTGCCTGCTGGAGGTGGCCAGGAGGGGCTCCAAGTTCGGCATGCTGGCCCCCATGCTGATCCAGATGGAGGAGGAGATCGAGGAGGAGATGAGGGACCAAATGGCCGACGGCGCGCTGGGCACGCGCCGCGAGAGCCGGGACGCCCGGGCGGGCGCCTTCCccagccgggcccggcccaTCACCCTGTGCGACCTCAAGAACCTGGACGAGCTG GTGCGGGAgatcctgggctgctgctcGTGCCCCTCGCAATTCCCCATGGTCAAGGTCTCGGAGGGGAAGTACAAAGTGGGCGACTCCAACACGCTCATCTTCGTCCGG GTGCTGAGGAGCCACGTCATGGTGCGGGTGGGCGGCGGCTGGGACACCCTGGAACATTACCTGGACAAGCACGACCCGTGCCGCTGCGCTGCCCTCG CTCACcgcctgccccagccccgcaccCCGGGCGTGTCTCCCCAAAAAGCAGCCCCCGGCTCCTCCTCGTCCCgcgcctccagccccagcaccccccggcgcccccagccccggggggaCCCCCCGAAGCCCCTCAAGCAGGAGGCTTTGCCCcccccgcggggccgcggccccCCGCTCCGGCTCCGGCAGCCCCTCCAGGAGCCCCGCGGAGCCGCGGGGAGCGGGAGCGCTCAGGTACGGACcccggggggctgggggggaccCCGAAACTGCGCCGAGACCGCACGGCAAAGGCTCAGCCCCACCGAGAGGACGG GCCGCGCGTCCCCGCGCGCTCCCGGCGCTGCTCGGGCGACAGCGACTCCTCGGCCGCCTCCGCGCAGagcggcccccgccgccccccggcccgCCGGGACCCCGCGGACCCCCCCGCTCCGggctccccccgcgccccccgctcCGCCGCGTCCCCCCGCGGgtccccccgcgcccccccgcggccccgctccgctgcTCTGCTCATCCGCCGCCGGCCCGACGGGCAGCACTCTTGGGCGCGGGCAgagccgcccgccgccgcggggAGCCCCGGGGGGCGGCGCgacccccggccccggccccggggacCCCGAGGAGCTGGCGCGGAGGCTGCGGGCCCCGCGCTGGCTGGAgcccgggcaggagcagcggcTGT AGCGGCTGGAGGAGGAATTCCTGGCCAACACgcggctgctggagcagctgggggacGCGGAGAGCCCcccgcccgcgcccgccgccgccgctgacTCGGCCTATTGCTCCTCGTCTTCCTCGTCTTCCTCGCTGAGCGTCTTCGCCAAGCACGGGCTGCCCGCCGAGGACGGGCGGCGGGGAGGGAGCAGCGACGGGAACCACAACGGGAACCACGACGGGAACCACGACGGGAACCACGACGGCGGCTGCCCCCCGCTGCCGTCCGACCCCACGCTGGCGGATGCGAGGCGCCGCTccaccttctccagctcctccgacgagagctgctgcttcccggCCTCCTGGGACAACCGGGAGACGCCGGGGAACCCCGGCTCCGACACCGACTGGGCCGCCGGGGAGGACGAGCTGATGGAGACGGAGGAGAGCCCCGGGCCGGGggtccccgcggccccgccgcggccctGGGCCAAGCCCCGGCTGGACACGCAGCCCCACAAGACGCCGTCCCGGATCCCCACCCCCCGCGGGTACGGGGCAGGCGCCCACCGCGCCGCCAACGGCAGCGCCAAggcctggggggctctgcagagcatcccctccctcctggaGCACCCCTGGGCCCCGCAGGAGAACGCGTGGCCGTGA